One genomic window of Bacteroidales bacterium includes the following:
- a CDS encoding DNA alkylation repair protein — protein sequence MNTGEYTAQLYECFRTKASQDDAFLMAKYMKNQFPFFGLKKDKRQELEKDFFRDYGLPSLSEMPRTVRLLWELPERECQYAAMDIMEKFRKKFSREHLELFEYCIVTKPWWDTADLIAARFIGTLFMHNPDLISSSVQRWLGQENIWLWRTSLLFQLKYKKATDVELLGNTIRRLAGEKDFFIRKAIGWALREYSKTDADWVLEFVQNNRLSPLSEREALKVLKRKYEENTDN from the coding sequence ATGAATACCGGCGAATATACAGCGCAACTGTATGAATGCTTTCGCACGAAGGCATCGCAGGACGATGCTTTTTTAATGGCGAAGTACATGAAGAACCAGTTTCCTTTTTTCGGGCTGAAAAAGGACAAGCGACAGGAACTGGAAAAGGATTTTTTCAGGGACTACGGGCTTCCTTCCTTGTCTGAGATGCCCCGGACAGTCAGGTTGCTCTGGGAGCTTCCCGAACGGGAATGCCAGTATGCCGCGATGGATATAATGGAAAAATTCCGGAAAAAATTCAGCAGGGAACATCTTGAACTTTTTGAATATTGCATTGTTACTAAACCCTGGTGGGACACGGCTGACCTGATAGCAGCCCGTTTCATTGGCACCTTGTTCATGCACAATCCGGATTTGATCAGTTCTTCTGTTCAGCGTTGGTTGGGGCAGGAAAATATCTGGCTGTGGCGTACGAGTCTGCTTTTCCAGTTAAAGTATAAGAAGGCAACCGACGTGGAACTGCTCGGCAACACGATCCGCCGCCTTGCCGGAGAAAAGGATTTTTTTATCCGCAAGGCGATAGGTTGGGCGTTACGGGAATACTCAAAAACGGATGCTGACTGGGTGTTGGAATTTGTGCAGAATAACCGGCTTTCCCCGCTCAGCGAGCGCGAAGCATTAAAAGTACTGAAAAGAAAATATGAAGAAAATACTGATAATTAA